Proteins found in one Microbacterium sp. LWS13-1.2 genomic segment:
- a CDS encoding FAD-binding oxidoreductase, with translation MTVPSSAAPEAHTIPNGDVSWWWRDLGGLPTPRPPLPGDADADVAIVGAGYTGLWTAYYLKRAQPDLRVVVLEQRFAGFGASGRNGGWLTNTVTGGRERYAETHGREAAIAQQRALNETVDEVIAVATREGIDADIVKGGEFGVARTPAQLARLRASAEAEQSWPHTDAEVWDAEAAASRIRIAGALGAVWHPHCARIHPARLVRGLAEAVERLGVTIYEQTHVREISAGRAVTDRGTVRATHVLRATEGFTADLRGEHRTWLPMNSSMIVTEPLPADFWDAVGWGARDTLGDFAHVYMYAQRTADDRIAFGGRGVPYRYGSRVDTDGATQERTIRSLTHLLHDFFPDAAATPIAHAWAGVLGVPRDWAATVVHDRSTGLGWAGGYVGTGVTATNLAGRTLADLVLERDTELTRLPWVVGHRAKRWEIEPLRWTAVSAIYTAYRMADRSEASGSSARTAWPAHVADWVAGRH, from the coding sequence ATGACCGTGCCCTCCAGCGCCGCGCCCGAGGCCCACACGATTCCCAACGGCGACGTGTCGTGGTGGTGGCGCGACCTCGGCGGCCTACCGACCCCGAGACCACCGCTGCCCGGCGACGCCGACGCCGACGTCGCGATCGTGGGGGCCGGCTACACCGGCCTGTGGACCGCGTACTACCTCAAGCGCGCCCAGCCCGACCTGCGGGTGGTCGTGCTCGAGCAGCGCTTCGCCGGCTTCGGCGCATCCGGTCGCAACGGCGGGTGGCTCACGAACACCGTCACCGGCGGCCGCGAGCGCTACGCCGAGACGCACGGCCGCGAGGCTGCGATCGCACAGCAGCGCGCACTCAACGAGACCGTCGACGAGGTCATCGCCGTCGCGACCCGCGAGGGCATCGACGCCGACATCGTCAAGGGCGGCGAGTTCGGCGTCGCCCGCACGCCGGCACAGCTCGCGCGCCTTCGTGCAAGCGCGGAGGCCGAGCAGTCGTGGCCCCACACCGACGCGGAGGTGTGGGATGCCGAGGCGGCGGCATCCCGCATCCGGATCGCGGGCGCACTCGGCGCCGTGTGGCACCCGCACTGCGCGCGCATCCACCCGGCGAGGCTCGTGCGCGGTCTCGCCGAAGCGGTCGAACGGCTGGGTGTCACGATCTACGAGCAGACCCACGTGCGAGAGATCTCGGCCGGCCGGGCGGTCACCGACCGCGGGACGGTCCGGGCGACCCATGTGCTGCGGGCGACCGAGGGTTTCACCGCCGACCTGCGCGGCGAGCACCGCACCTGGCTGCCCATGAACTCGTCGATGATCGTGACCGAACCCCTGCCGGCGGACTTCTGGGACGCGGTGGGCTGGGGCGCCCGCGACACGCTGGGCGACTTCGCGCACGTGTACATGTACGCGCAGCGCACCGCCGACGACCGCATCGCCTTCGGCGGGCGGGGCGTGCCCTACCGCTACGGGTCGCGCGTCGACACCGACGGTGCGACGCAGGAGCGCACGATCCGGTCGCTGACGCATCTCCTTCACGACTTCTTCCCGGATGCCGCGGCCACCCCCATCGCCCACGCCTGGGCCGGTGTGCTCGGGGTGCCGCGCGACTGGGCGGCGACCGTCGTGCACGATCGCTCCACGGGGCTCGGCTGGGCGGGCGGCTATGTCGGCACCGGCGTGACCGCGACCAACCTCGCCGGCCGCACCCTCGCCGACCTCGTGCTGGAGCGCGACACCGAGCTCACCCGCCTGCCGTGGGTGGTGGGCCACCGAGCGAAGCGCTGGGAGATCGAGCCGCTGCGCTGGACAGCGGTGAGCGCCATCTACACCGCCTACCGCATGGCGGATCGGTCCGAGGCCTCCGGTTCGTCGGCGCGCACCGCCTGGCCCGCCCACGTCGCCGACTGGGTCGCCGGACGCCACTGA
- a CDS encoding NAD(P)/FAD-dependent oxidoreductase, which produces MIELTRDVVIVGAGAAGTTAANELKKAGLSVVVLEARDRVGGRLWTDVVDGAMLEIGGQWVSPDQDALKETLAELGLETYSRYREGDSVYIGEDGELTRFTGEIFPVAPETEKEIVRLIEVLDGLVAQIDPDKPWEHPDAEALDRISFQAWLEDQTEDQEARDNIALFIAGAMLTKPAYAFSALQALLMAASAGSFSHLVDADFILDERVVGGLQQVPLLLAERLGDDVVLGQPVTEVHWGDDGVRVVTDNGLQVRARFVILAHAPILYPWIEFQPALPRLKQQMHQHISMGFVIKVHAVYDRPFWREQGLSGTAFSPYEISHEAYDNTNHGDERGTLVGFVSDRNADDLFRVSAEERKERILESLSHYYGPEAKNPLVYFESDWGAEEWTRGAYAASFDLGGLARYGADLRTPVGPIHFACSDMAGAGYQHVDGAIRMGRLVAASIVEAAHR; this is translated from the coding sequence ATGATCGAGCTGACCCGCGACGTCGTCATCGTCGGCGCCGGCGCCGCCGGAACGACCGCCGCCAACGAGCTGAAGAAGGCAGGCCTCTCGGTCGTCGTGCTCGAGGCCCGGGACCGCGTCGGCGGGCGCCTGTGGACCGATGTCGTCGACGGCGCCATGCTCGAGATCGGCGGCCAGTGGGTGTCGCCCGATCAGGACGCCCTCAAGGAGACCCTCGCCGAGCTCGGGCTCGAGACCTACAGCCGCTATCGCGAAGGCGACTCGGTCTACATCGGCGAGGACGGTGAGCTCACCCGGTTCACCGGCGAGATCTTCCCGGTCGCGCCCGAGACCGAGAAGGAGATCGTCCGCCTCATCGAGGTGCTCGACGGGCTCGTCGCGCAGATCGACCCCGACAAGCCGTGGGAGCACCCCGACGCCGAGGCGCTGGACCGCATCTCGTTCCAGGCATGGCTCGAGGACCAGACCGAAGATCAGGAAGCGCGCGACAACATCGCGCTCTTCATCGCCGGTGCGATGCTGACCAAGCCCGCCTACGCGTTCTCCGCGCTGCAGGCGCTCCTCATGGCCGCCAGCGCCGGGAGCTTCTCGCACCTGGTCGACGCCGACTTCATCCTCGATGAGCGCGTCGTGGGCGGCCTGCAGCAGGTGCCGCTGCTCCTCGCGGAGCGTCTGGGCGACGACGTCGTGCTCGGGCAGCCGGTCACCGAGGTGCACTGGGGCGACGACGGCGTCCGCGTCGTCACCGACAACGGCCTCCAGGTGCGCGCGCGCTTCGTCATCCTGGCGCACGCGCCGATCCTCTACCCGTGGATCGAGTTCCAGCCGGCGCTGCCGCGCCTGAAGCAGCAGATGCACCAGCACATCTCGATGGGCTTTGTCATCAAGGTGCACGCGGTCTACGACCGGCCGTTCTGGCGCGAGCAGGGCCTGTCGGGCACCGCGTTCAGCCCCTACGAGATCTCCCACGAGGCGTACGACAACACCAACCACGGCGACGAGCGGGGAACGCTCGTGGGCTTCGTCTCGGACCGCAACGCCGATGACCTGTTCCGCGTGTCGGCCGAGGAGCGCAAAGAGCGCATCCTCGAGTCCCTGTCGCACTACTACGGGCCCGAGGCGAAGAACCCGCTGGTGTACTTCGAGAGCGACTGGGGCGCCGAGGAGTGGACGCGCGGCGCCTACGCCGCCAGCTTCGACCTCGGCGGCCTCGCGCGCTACGGCGCGGACCTGCGCACCCCCGTCGGCCCGATCCACTTCGCGTGCAGCGACATGGCCGGCGCGGGCTACCAGCACGTCGACGGCGCGATCCGCATGGGCCGCCTTGTCGCCGCCAGCATCGTCGAAGCAGCGCACCGATGA
- the gabT gene encoding 4-aminobutyrate--2-oxoglutarate transaminase, giving the protein MSSAADIVTETPLGGPTLPQERRLVTSIPGPRSQELIDRKADAVAAGVGHTAPVHAVAAGGGVIVDADGNSLIDLGSGIAVATIGNAHPKVVAAVQAQVAQFTHTCFMIAPYDSYVSVAEALNRITPGDHAKKSALFNSGAEAVENAVKIARKYTGKQAVVAFDHGYHGRTNLTMALTAKAMPYKSGFGPFASEIYRAPLSYPYRDGLTGPEAAKKAISIIEKQVGADNLAAVIIEPIQGEGGFIVPADGYLPALVEWCRANDVVFIADEIQTGFARTGEMFASEVFGIVPDLITTAKGIAGGLPLAAVTGRAEIMDASHAGGLGGTYGGNPIACAAALAAIDVFENDGMLQRAREIETVLKGRLQQLQAADPRVGDVRGHGAMIAAEFVDPATGEPDAALTAAVAKASIAQGVIVLTCGTYGNVIRFLPPLSITDDLLHEGLDVVAAALAAS; this is encoded by the coding sequence ATGAGCAGCGCAGCCGACATCGTCACAGAAACGCCCCTCGGCGGTCCGACCCTTCCGCAGGAGCGCCGCCTGGTCACCAGCATCCCCGGTCCTCGCTCGCAGGAGCTGATCGACCGCAAGGCCGATGCCGTCGCGGCGGGCGTCGGGCACACCGCGCCGGTGCACGCCGTCGCCGCAGGCGGGGGAGTCATCGTCGATGCCGACGGCAACTCGCTCATCGACCTCGGCTCGGGCATCGCGGTCGCCACGATCGGCAACGCGCACCCGAAGGTCGTCGCGGCGGTGCAGGCACAGGTCGCCCAGTTCACCCACACGTGCTTCATGATCGCGCCCTACGACTCGTACGTGTCGGTCGCCGAGGCGCTCAACCGCATCACGCCGGGCGACCACGCCAAGAAGAGCGCCCTGTTCAACTCGGGTGCCGAGGCGGTGGAGAACGCGGTCAAGATCGCCCGCAAGTACACCGGCAAGCAGGCGGTCGTCGCGTTCGACCACGGTTACCACGGCCGGACCAACCTCACGATGGCGCTGACCGCGAAGGCGATGCCGTACAAGAGCGGCTTCGGACCCTTCGCCTCGGAGATCTACCGCGCGCCGCTGTCGTACCCGTACCGCGACGGGCTCACCGGCCCCGAAGCCGCCAAGAAGGCCATCTCGATCATCGAGAAGCAGGTCGGCGCCGACAACCTCGCCGCCGTGATCATCGAGCCGATCCAGGGTGAGGGCGGCTTCATCGTCCCCGCCGACGGTTACCTGCCGGCGCTCGTCGAGTGGTGCCGTGCCAACGACGTCGTGTTCATCGCCGATGAGATCCAGACGGGCTTCGCACGCACGGGCGAGATGTTCGCGAGCGAGGTGTTCGGCATCGTTCCCGACCTCATCACGACCGCCAAGGGCATCGCGGGGGGCCTGCCACTGGCGGCCGTGACCGGCCGCGCCGAGATCATGGACGCCTCGCACGCGGGCGGCCTCGGCGGCACGTACGGCGGCAACCCGATCGCCTGCGCCGCCGCGCTCGCCGCGATCGACGTGTTCGAGAACGACGGGATGCTCCAGCGCGCCCGCGAGATCGAGACGGTCCTCAAGGGCCGCCTGCAGCAGCTGCAGGCCGCCGACCCCCGCGTCGGCGACGTGCGCGGCCACGGCGCGATGATCGCGGCCGAGTTCGTGGACCCCGCGACGGGGGAGCCGGATGCCGCGCTCACCGCTGCGGTCGCGAAGGCGTCCATCGCACAGGGCGTCATCGTGCTCACCTGCGGCACCTACGGGAACGTGATCCGTTTCCTGCCGCCGCTGTCGATCACCGACGACCTGCTCCACGAGGGCCTGGACGTCGTCGCGGCAGCGCTCGCGGCATCCTGA
- a CDS encoding isocitrate lyase: MTAYNDDIEAIRALKEQHGSNWDAIDPESAARMRAQNRFRTGLEIAQYTADIMRRDMAEYDADSSVYTQSLGVWHGFIGQQKLISIKKHLKSTNKRYLYLSGWMVAALRSEFGPLPDQSMHEKTSVPALIEELYTFLRQADARELDLLFTKLDDARVAGDETAVEFIQSQIDSYETHVVPIIADIDAGFGNPEATYLLAKKMIEAGACAIQIENQVSDEKQCGHQDGKVTVPHEDFIAKLTAVRYAFLELGIDNGIIVARTDSLGAGLTQKLAVTHEPGDLGDLYNSFLDVEEISAGDLGNGDVVIKRDGRLLRPKRLASNLYQFRSGTGEERVVLDCITSLRNGADLLWIETEKPHVEQIAGMVDAIRAEVPNAKLVYNNSPSFNWTLSFRHQAYDLLAEQGEDVSAYERGDLMNVQYDDTELARLADEKIRTFQREGSARAGIFHHLITLPTYHTAALSTDDLAKGYFGDEGMLAYVKGVQRREIREGIATVKHQNMAGSDIGDNHKEYFAGDAALKAGGQHNTMNQFN, translated from the coding sequence ATGACCGCCTACAACGACGACATCGAAGCCATCCGGGCGCTCAAGGAGCAGCACGGCTCCAACTGGGACGCCATCGACCCCGAGTCCGCCGCCCGCATGCGGGCGCAGAACCGCTTCCGGACGGGACTCGAGATCGCTCAGTACACGGCCGACATCATGCGCCGCGACATGGCCGAGTACGACGCTGACTCGTCGGTCTACACCCAGTCGCTCGGCGTGTGGCACGGCTTCATCGGGCAGCAGAAGCTCATTTCGATCAAGAAGCACCTGAAAAGCACGAACAAGCGCTACCTCTACCTGTCGGGCTGGATGGTCGCCGCGCTGCGCTCGGAGTTCGGCCCCCTTCCCGACCAGTCGATGCACGAGAAGACATCGGTGCCGGCCCTGATCGAGGAGCTCTACACCTTCCTCCGCCAGGCCGACGCCCGCGAGCTCGACCTGCTCTTCACGAAGCTCGACGACGCGCGCGTCGCCGGCGACGAGACCGCCGTCGAGTTCATCCAGTCGCAGATCGACAGCTACGAGACCCACGTCGTGCCGATCATCGCCGACATCGACGCCGGCTTCGGCAATCCCGAGGCCACCTATCTCCTCGCCAAGAAGATGATCGAGGCGGGCGCGTGCGCCATCCAGATCGAGAATCAGGTGTCGGATGAGAAGCAGTGCGGCCACCAGGACGGCAAGGTCACCGTCCCGCACGAGGACTTCATCGCGAAGCTCACCGCGGTCCGCTACGCGTTCCTCGAGCTCGGCATCGACAACGGCATCATCGTCGCCCGCACCGACTCGCTCGGTGCCGGCCTCACGCAGAAGCTCGCGGTGACGCACGAGCCCGGCGACCTCGGCGATCTGTACAACTCCTTCCTCGACGTCGAAGAAATCTCGGCGGGCGATCTCGGCAACGGCGACGTCGTCATCAAGCGCGACGGCAGGCTGCTGCGCCCCAAGCGCCTGGCCAGCAACCTGTACCAGTTCCGCTCCGGAACCGGTGAGGAGCGCGTCGTGCTGGACTGCATCACGTCGCTGCGCAACGGTGCCGACCTGCTGTGGATCGAGACAGAGAAGCCGCACGTGGAGCAGATCGCCGGCATGGTCGACGCGATCCGCGCCGAGGTCCCGAACGCGAAGCTCGTCTACAACAACAGCCCGTCGTTCAACTGGACGCTCAGCTTCCGCCACCAGGCGTACGATCTGCTCGCGGAGCAGGGCGAGGACGTCTCGGCCTACGAGCGCGGCGACCTGATGAACGTCCAGTACGACGACACCGAGCTGGCGCGGCTGGCCGACGAGAAGATCCGCACGTTCCAGCGTGAGGGTTCCGCCCGCGCCGGGATCTTCCATCACCTCATCACGCTCCCGACCTACCACACCGCGGCCCTGTCGACCGACGACCTCGCCAAGGGCTACTTCGGCGACGAGGGCATGCTCGCCTACGTGAAGGGTGTGCAGCGTCGCGAGATCCGCGAGGGCATCGCCACGGTCAAGCACCAGAACATGGCCGGAAGCGACATCGGCGACAACCACAAGGAGTACTTCGCCGGCGACGCGGCCCTGAAGGCCGGCGGCCAGCACAACACGATGAACCAGTTCAACTGA
- the aceB gene encoding malate synthase A translates to MRTRTGHIPTTTHEPSIEIAGRMPARYDEILTPEAIAFLTELHQRFGARRHDRLADRMRRRFEIGNGHDPQFRDDTRHIREDAEWQVAGAGPGLEDRRVEITGPTDPKMTINALNSGAKVWLADQEDATSPTWKNVIEGQLSLRDAIRGELAFTSPEGKRYEVTATETPTIVMRPRGWHLPEQHIRFTDRTGRTMATSGSLVDFGLYFFHNAERLIANGRGPYFYIAKLESSEEAKLWDDVFTFSERYIGIPHGTIRATVLIETLPAAFEMEEILFELRDHCAGLNAGRWDYIFSIIKNYRGRGARFVLPDRSEVTMTVPFMRSYTELLVQTCHKRGAFAIGGMSAFIPNRRDPEVTATAFEKVAADKKREAGDGFDGTWVAHPDLIPVARAEFDAVLGDRPNQLDRQRPEVRVSAGDLIDVHIGRPITAVGVHANVSVAIRYLEAWLRGLGAVAIDNLMEDAATAEISRSQVWQWIHQDRTTEDGTPITREYVEGLITQVLGEVERREGDRFDDAAEIFRDVALGQDFPAFLTLPAYSRFLIETD, encoded by the coding sequence ATGCGTACGCGCACCGGCCACATCCCCACGACGACCCACGAGCCCTCGATCGAGATCGCCGGCCGCATGCCGGCCCGGTACGACGAGATCCTCACCCCTGAGGCCATCGCGTTCCTCACCGAGCTGCACCAGCGCTTCGGCGCCCGCCGGCACGACCGGCTCGCCGACCGCATGCGCCGTCGCTTCGAGATCGGCAACGGGCACGACCCTCAGTTCCGCGACGACACCCGGCACATCCGCGAGGATGCCGAGTGGCAGGTCGCGGGCGCCGGCCCCGGCCTCGAGGACCGGCGCGTCGAGATCACCGGCCCCACCGACCCGAAGATGACCATCAACGCGCTCAACTCCGGCGCGAAGGTGTGGCTCGCCGACCAGGAGGATGCGACCAGCCCGACCTGGAAGAACGTCATCGAGGGCCAGCTGAGCCTGCGCGACGCGATCCGCGGCGAGCTCGCGTTCACGAGCCCCGAGGGCAAGCGCTACGAGGTCACCGCGACCGAGACGCCGACGATCGTGATGCGCCCTCGCGGATGGCACCTGCCGGAGCAGCACATCCGCTTCACCGACCGCACCGGCCGCACGATGGCCACGTCGGGCTCGCTGGTGGACTTCGGGCTGTACTTCTTCCACAACGCCGAGCGGCTGATCGCGAACGGCCGCGGGCCGTACTTCTACATCGCCAAGCTGGAGTCGAGCGAAGAGGCGAAGCTGTGGGACGACGTCTTCACCTTCAGCGAGCGCTACATCGGGATCCCGCACGGCACGATCCGCGCGACCGTGCTCATCGAGACGCTGCCCGCGGCGTTCGAGATGGAGGAGATCCTCTTCGAGCTGCGCGACCACTGTGCGGGCCTCAACGCCGGGCGCTGGGACTACATCTTCTCGATCATCAAGAACTACCGCGGCCGGGGCGCACGGTTCGTGCTGCCAGACCGCAGCGAGGTCACGATGACCGTGCCGTTCATGCGCTCCTACACCGAGCTGCTCGTGCAGACGTGCCACAAGCGCGGCGCCTTCGCGATCGGCGGCATGAGCGCCTTCATCCCGAACCGCCGCGACCCCGAGGTGACGGCGACGGCGTTCGAGAAGGTCGCCGCTGACAAGAAGCGCGAGGCCGGCGACGGGTTCGACGGCACGTGGGTGGCCCACCCCGACCTGATCCCGGTCGCACGGGCCGAGTTCGACGCGGTGCTGGGCGATCGCCCGAACCAGCTCGACCGTCAGCGTCCCGAGGTGCGCGTGAGCGCGGGCGACCTGATCGACGTGCACATCGGGCGCCCGATCACTGCGGTGGGCGTGCACGCGAACGTGTCCGTGGCGATCCGCTACCTCGAGGCGTGGCTGCGTGGCCTGGGCGCGGTGGCGATCGACAATCTCATGGAGGATGCCGCGACCGCCGAGATCAGCCGCAGCCAGGTGTGGCAGTGGATCCACCAGGACCGCACCACCGAGGACGGAACCCCGATCACCCGCGAGTACGTAGAGGGTCTGATCACCCAGGTGCTGGGCGAGGTCGAGCGGCGCGAGGGCGACCGCTTCGACGACGCGGCGGAGATCTTCCGCGACGTCGCCCTCGGCCAGGACTTCCCGGCGTTCCTCACGCTGCCGGCCTACTCGCGCTTCCTGATCGAGACCGACTGA
- a CDS encoding PucR family transcriptional regulator translates to MDADAPTLRALLARRDLRLSLAGDDLEPSALDKAIRWVHSSDLADPTPFLSEGLVLLTTGTQFPKGDEASDVYRAYVHRLAARGVVGLGFGTEVVRAGIPPALVEACRDERMPLFEVPYRTPFIAVARANAEAIAAEAYARRSWALAAQRAIALAALRPDGLGATVAELAKQLDTWVGMFDAAGELSREHPTGALDAETAAALQREVTGVLHRGARAGSSLHIGDTPFTLQTLGRGGHLRGVIAIATGDLDQEGRVVVTAVIAMAGLALEQQQGLGRARSALRAGLVQSLLSGDPGLARRTSRELWGPLPPAPVVVAVTDAAAARIDGIAELLELWADEKRGALFFGRGDDGLVLVVPADDPSSIHDLVGRFEVRVGLSDPAGYDAFAAALGQARVARDRGTGAVTAFAEVSRGGVLSALSDDARALARAELAPLNDHDAAQGTHLVETLQVWLHADCSHEAAARSLGVHRHTVRTRLALIERVLGRDLASFATRAELWAALRALAPSA, encoded by the coding sequence ATGGATGCCGACGCCCCCACTCTTCGCGCCCTCCTGGCTCGGCGCGATCTGCGGCTCTCGCTCGCCGGCGACGATCTGGAGCCCAGCGCCCTCGACAAGGCGATCCGCTGGGTGCACAGCTCCGACCTCGCCGATCCCACCCCGTTCCTGTCCGAGGGGCTCGTGCTGCTGACCACCGGCACCCAGTTCCCGAAGGGAGACGAGGCTTCCGACGTGTACCGTGCCTACGTTCACCGCCTCGCGGCCCGGGGCGTCGTGGGACTCGGGTTCGGCACCGAGGTCGTGCGCGCCGGCATCCCTCCCGCCCTCGTCGAGGCGTGCCGGGACGAGCGGATGCCGCTGTTCGAGGTGCCCTACCGCACGCCGTTCATCGCGGTGGCCCGCGCCAACGCCGAGGCGATCGCCGCCGAGGCCTACGCCCGCCGCAGCTGGGCGCTGGCCGCGCAGCGGGCGATCGCCCTGGCTGCCCTCCGCCCCGACGGCCTCGGCGCGACGGTGGCCGAGCTCGCCAAGCAGCTCGACACGTGGGTGGGCATGTTCGACGCGGCGGGCGAGCTGTCGCGCGAGCACCCCACCGGTGCGCTGGACGCCGAAACGGCCGCCGCGCTGCAGCGAGAGGTGACCGGGGTCCTCCACCGCGGTGCACGCGCCGGCTCGTCGCTGCACATCGGCGACACGCCCTTCACGCTGCAGACGCTCGGACGTGGCGGCCACCTGCGCGGCGTGATCGCGATCGCCACCGGCGACCTCGACCAAGAGGGACGCGTCGTCGTCACGGCCGTCATCGCGATGGCCGGTCTGGCGCTCGAGCAGCAGCAGGGGCTCGGCCGCGCCCGCTCGGCGCTGCGCGCCGGCCTGGTGCAGTCGCTCCTGAGCGGCGACCCGGGGCTCGCCCGCCGCACCTCCCGCGAGCTGTGGGGGCCGCTTCCGCCGGCACCCGTCGTGGTGGCGGTCACGGATGCCGCGGCCGCCCGCATCGACGGCATCGCCGAGCTGCTCGAGCTGTGGGCCGACGAGAAGCGCGGTGCGCTGTTCTTCGGACGCGGTGACGACGGTCTCGTGCTCGTCGTGCCGGCGGACGATCCCTCGAGCATCCACGATCTCGTCGGCCGCTTCGAGGTCCGCGTCGGCCTGTCGGACCCTGCGGGCTACGACGCGTTCGCCGCCGCACTCGGGCAGGCGCGTGTCGCACGCGATCGCGGCACGGGTGCGGTGACCGCGTTCGCCGAGGTCTCGCGCGGGGGCGTGCTGTCGGCACTCAGCGACGACGCGCGGGCGCTCGCGCGCGCCGAGCTGGCGCCGCTGAACGACCACGACGCTGCGCAGGGCACGCACCTCGTCGAGACGCTGCAGGTCTGGCTCCACGCCGACTGCTCGCACGAGGCGGCGGCCCGGTCCCTCGGCGTCCACCGGCACACCGTGCGCACCCGGCTCGCGCTCATCGAGCGCGTGCTCGGCCGCGACCTGGCGTCGTTCGCGACCCGCGCCGAGCTGTGGGCGGCGCTGCGCGCCCTGGCACCCTCGGCCTGA
- a CDS encoding helix-turn-helix domain-containing protein, whose translation MTTTLTTDPRGELPDDDEVDPLTIGRRIRQLRTDRGMTLEELAAAVERAPSQLSMIENGRREPKLTLLQSIARALGSSIDAILESEPLDERATLEISLERAMRGQTFQALGIPPFRIGKTVPTEALKAMLALQGEIERLRDERAATPEEARRANVALRKLMRTQNNYFAELEQQARGILDAVDHPGGPLTQRTASDIAAYLGFTLHYVPDLPQTTRSVADIKNGRLYLSSRLTTKGDPRTAVLQALSSRILGHREPTSYADFLRQRVETNYLTGALLIPEAHAVPFLHEAKKDRSISIEDLRDAYSVSYETAAHRFTNLATVHLGLPVHFLKVHESGVITKVYENDDVNFPTDRLGAIEGQMCCRKWTSRVVFDVDDHFNPYYQYTDTGNGTYWCTARVELSSEGAHSVSVGVRFDDTKWFLGRNTPNRGVSTHSVEACCRRAPADLESSWREQSWPNVRTPRTLLATLPTGAFPGVDTTDVYEFLEAHAPR comes from the coding sequence ATGACGACGACGTTGACCACCGATCCGCGCGGTGAACTCCCCGACGATGATGAGGTGGACCCGCTCACCATCGGCCGCCGGATCCGGCAGCTGCGCACCGACCGCGGCATGACGCTCGAAGAGCTCGCCGCTGCCGTCGAACGCGCGCCCAGTCAGCTGTCGATGATCGAGAACGGTCGCCGCGAGCCGAAGCTCACGCTGCTCCAGTCGATCGCGCGGGCGCTCGGCTCATCGATCGACGCGATCCTGGAGTCCGAGCCGCTCGACGAGCGCGCCACGCTCGAGATCTCGCTCGAACGCGCCATGCGCGGCCAGACGTTCCAGGCGCTCGGCATCCCGCCGTTCCGCATCGGCAAGACGGTGCCCACCGAGGCGCTGAAGGCGATGCTGGCGCTGCAGGGCGAGATCGAGCGGCTGCGCGACGAGCGCGCCGCCACCCCCGAGGAGGCGCGTCGCGCGAACGTGGCGCTGCGCAAGCTCATGCGCACGCAGAACAACTACTTCGCCGAGCTGGAGCAGCAGGCGCGGGGGATCCTCGACGCCGTCGACCACCCGGGCGGTCCGCTGACCCAGCGCACGGCGTCCGATATCGCCGCCTATCTCGGCTTCACGCTGCACTACGTGCCCGACCTGCCGCAGACGACCCGATCGGTGGCAGACATCAAGAACGGGCGCCTCTACCTGTCGAGCCGCCTCACCACCAAGGGCGACCCGCGCACGGCGGTGCTGCAGGCGCTCTCGAGCCGGATCCTCGGCCACCGCGAGCCGACGTCGTACGCCGACTTCCTCCGCCAGCGCGTGGAGACCAACTACCTGACCGGCGCCCTCCTCATCCCCGAGGCGCATGCGGTGCCGTTCCTGCACGAGGCCAAGAAGGACCGGTCGATCTCGATCGAAGACCTCCGCGACGCGTACTCGGTGTCGTACGAGACCGCGGCGCACCGTTTCACGAACCTCGCGACCGTGCACCTGGGCTTGCCCGTGCACTTCCTCAAGGTGCACGAGTCAGGAGTCATCACGAAGGTCTACGAGAACGACGACGTCAACTTCCCGACCGACCGCCTCGGCGCGATCGAGGGGCAGATGTGCTGTCGCAAGTGGACCTCGCGCGTCGTCTTCGACGTCGACGACCACTTCAACCCGTACTACCAGTACACCGACACCGGGAACGGCACCTACTGGTGCACGGCTCGCGTGGAGCTGTCGAGCGAGGGGGCGCACTCGGTCAGCGTCGGCGTGCGGTTCGACGACACGAAGTGGTTCCTCGGCCGCAACACCCCCAACCGCGGCGTCTCGACCCACTCGGTCGAGGCGTGCTGCCGCCGCGCGCCCGCCGACCTGGAGTCGTCGTGGCGCGAGCAGTCCTGGCCGAATGTGCGCACGCCCCGCACCCTGCTCGCGACACTTCCCACGGGAGCCTTCCCCGGCGTCGACACTACCGACGTGTACGAGTTCCTCGAGGCGCACGCGCCCCGCTGA